A stretch of DNA from Betaproteobacteria bacterium:
CAGCGCCAGCACCGAGATCACCCCGAACAGCGCGTAGTAGATGATCATGAATGCGCTCAAGGCCGCGAAGCCATACCACATGGCGCGGAAACCTTTGTCGATGTTCTCCGCGCCGAGGCTCGGGCCGACGGTACGTTCTTCGATGATCTCCATCGGAGCCGCCAGCGCCCCGGCGCGAAGCAGCAAGGCGATGTCGTTGGCCTCGCGCGTGTTCATCCGGCCGGAAATCTGCACCCGCCCGCCGCCGATCTCCGCGCGGATCACCGGCGCGGTGATGACTTCGCCCTTGCCCTTCTCGAACAGGATGATCGCCATGCGCTTGCCCACGCTCTCCCGCGTTGCCTGCTGGAAGATGCGCGCACCCGTTCCATCCAGGCTGATGTGCACCGCGGGCTCGCCGGTCTGATTGTCGAAGCCCGGCTGGGCGTCGTTGATCCGCTCCCCGGTCAGGACGACTTGCTTGCGCACCAGCAACGGCACGCGGCCCCGTTCGCTGCTCTCGTAGAAGAGCTCGGCGTTGAATGGCACCTGCCCGCGCACCGCGGCATCCAGCACCGCCGGATTGGACGAGTTCTCCTCGTCCACCATCCGCACCTCCAGGGTGGCCGTGCGGCCCAGGATGTCCTTCGCCTTGGCCGTGTCCTGCACGCCGGGCAGCTGCACCACCACCCGGTCCGCGCCCTGCTGCTGGATGATCGGCTCGGCCACGCCCAGCTCGTTCACGCGGTTGCGCAGCGTCGTGATGTTCTGCTGCAGCGCGAAGTCCGCCGTCTTCTTCAGTGCCTCGGGCTTCAGCGTCACGAAAAGGCGGTACTCGTCGGTTTCGTCGACCGGGCGCAAGGCGACATCCGCGGTGATGCGCTCGATCTCGCTGATGGCCTTGTCCCGGGACGCCTGATCCCGGAAACGGACCTGGACGACCTGGCCCTCGCGCGAGATGCCCGCATAGGGAATACGCTTTTCACGCAGCGAGCTGCGAATATCGCCGGCCACCCCTTCCATCCTGCGGGTCAGCGCCGTCTTCATGTCGACTTGCATGAGGAAGTGCACGCCGCCGCGCAGATCGAGCCCCAGGTACATCGGCCGCGCGCCGATCGCAGTCAGCCAATCGGGACTGTTCGAGACCAGGTTGAGCGCCACCACGTAATCCTCGCCCAGCTTTGCCTGCAGGACGTCCTTGGCCTTGATCTGCGTTTCGGTCTCGACGAAGCGTGCCTTGACGCCGTTGTCGTCGACCGTGATGCCATCGTGGGGAATGGAGGTGTCGGTCAGGATCTTTTGGACCCGCTGCATCAGGGCGGTGTCGGTTTTGAGCGCGGCCTTGGCCGGGGAAATCTGGACGGCGGGCGCCTCGCCGAAAAAATTCGGCAGCGTGTAGGTGAAACCGACCACGAGCGCGATCGCGACGATCGCGTAAAGCCACACCGGATATCGATTCATGTCTCGAGCGAACGGTTGGTGGCAGTCGCCCGGGGGGAAGCGGCGGCGGTCACGAAATCAATGACGCAGGCAAGAAGGCAGGCTTCACAGCGTCTTGAGCGTTCCCTTGGGCAGCACCAGCTGCACCGAAGGGCGCTGGACGGTGACCTCGACGTTGTCGGCGACCTGCAGCGAAACATAGTTGTCGCCGATCTTGGACACCCGACCGACCATGCCGCCGGCGGCGACCACCTCGTCGCCCTTCTGCAGGGCCTCGATCATCGCCTTGTGGTCCTTGGCGCGCTTCATCTGCGGCCGGATCATCAGGAAGTAGAGCACGACGAACATGAGCACGATCGGCAGCAGTCCCAGCATATCGCCGCCGAAACCGCCACCCGTGCCCTGCGCCCAAGCCTGACCGATCCACATCGTTTTCCCCTCGCCATCGCCGGTGCGCCCGTGCACCTGTTGGGGCGTTGCCAAATCGGGGCGATTCTAGCATGGGTCCATTGCGCCGGCCTCATGCGACAACACCTGCGGCAACGCGATTTCTTGCAGCCGCCCAGCCTCGATGGCCGTCCGGATCGAGGCCATGTGCGTATGGTAGTAGTGCAGGTTGTGCAGGGTGTTGAGCTGCGCGCCGAGCATCTCGTTCACCCGCTGCAAGTGATGCAGATAGGCGCGTGTGAAGGCCGAGCAGGTGTAGCAGCCGCAGCGACTGTCGACCGGACGCATGTCGTCGCGGTAGCGCGCGTTGCGAAGCTTGAGGATTCCTTCGCTGGTATAGAGCCAGCCGTTGCGCGCGTTGCGCGTCGGCAGCACGCAATCGAACAGATCCACGCCGCTGCGAACTGCGTCGAGAATGTCCTGCGGCGTGCCGACCCCCATCAGGTAGCGTGGCTTGTCGGGCGGCAGGCTCGGCGCCGTATGAGCGAGGACGCGGCTCATGTCGGCCCTCGGCTCGCCGACCGAGAGCCCGCCGATGGCGTAGCCGTCGAAGCCGATCCCGAGCAATCCCTGCAGCGACTCGTCGCGCAGGCGCTCGAACATGCCACCCTGCACGATACCGAAAAGCGCATTCGAGTTGCCCTCGTGTGCGCGCCGGCAGCGCTCCGCCCAGCGCAGCGACAAGCGCATGGAAGCTGCGGCGCCGGCCTCGTCGACCGGATAAGAAGTGCATTCGTCGAACACCATCACGATGTCCGAATCGAGCACGCGCTGGATCTGCATCGACGTTTCCGGCGTGAGCAGCAGGCGATCGCCGTTCACGGGCGACTGGAAGCGCACGCCCTCTTCGGAGATCTTGCGCAAGGCCCCGAGGCTGAACACCTGATAACCGCCCGAATCGGTGAGGATCGGGCGCGACCAACTCATGAATCGATGCAAGCCGCCGTGGCGCTCGATCACCTCCAGACCGGGGCGCAGCCAAAGATGAAAGGTATTGCCGAGCACGATCTGCGCGCCCAGCGCTTCCAGGCTCGCCGGGCTCATGCCCTTGACGGCGCCGTAGGTCCCCACCGGCATGAAGCAGGGCGTGTGCACGACACCGTGGGGCAATTGCAGGCGGCCGGTCCGCGCGGCGCCGTCGGTAGCCGTCACGCTGAATTTCATCGCAGCCTGCGTGCGCCCGCTCGCGTAGCGTTCATTCTGCATCGACGCGCAAACGCTCCAGCGCCGCGCGCAGCGCAGCCGGCATCGCAACCGGCGTTTGCGTATCCCGGTCGCAGCACACGTGTACGAAGTGTCCGCGCGCCGCGGCGAGGCGCTCGTCGTTGCGAAAGACGCCGATCTGGTAGCGCACGCTGCTCGTTCCCAGGTGCACTACGCGCAGCCCGCAATGCACGCGATCGGGAAAACGGATGGGCGCGAAGAACGTGCAGCCCGTTTCGACCACGAGCGAGACGGTGGTGCTCGCTTCGAAGTCCAGCACGCCGCTCTCGAGCATGTACTGGTTCACCGCGGTATCGAAGAACGAGTAGTACACGACGTTGTTGACGTGCCGATAGACGTCGTTGTCCAGCCAGCGCGTGGTCAGCTCGACGAAGTGCGCATAGCGGCTGCGCGTATCGGGCAGCATGCGCGCGGCGTTGCGGGCGGTCATGGTGCGTCCGCCGCAACCGCGTCCTGCCGCTCGAGCAACATGGCGTCCCCGTAGCTGAAGAAGCGGTAGCGCTCCGACACGGCGTGCCGATATGCGCGCCGGATGTGCTCCATGCCGCCGAAGGCGGAAACCAGCATGAGCAGCGTGGAGCGGGGCAGGTGAAAATTGGTCAGAAGCCGCTCCACCACGCGAAATCGGTAGCCGGGCAGGAT
This window harbors:
- the tgt gene encoding tRNA guanosine(34) transglycosylase Tgt — encoded protein: MKFSVTATDGAARTGRLQLPHGVVHTPCFMPVGTYGAVKGMSPASLEALGAQIVLGNTFHLWLRPGLEVIERHGGLHRFMSWSRPILTDSGGYQVFSLGALRKISEEGVRFQSPVNGDRLLLTPETSMQIQRVLDSDIVMVFDECTSYPVDEAGAAASMRLSLRWAERCRRAHEGNSNALFGIVQGGMFERLRDESLQGLLGIGFDGYAIGGLSVGEPRADMSRVLAHTAPSLPPDKPRYLMGVGTPQDILDAVRSGVDLFDCVLPTRNARNGWLYTSEGILKLRNARYRDDMRPVDSRCGCYTCSAFTRAYLHHLQRVNEMLGAQLNTLHNLHYYHTHMASIRTAIEAGRLQEIALPQVLSHEAGAMDPC
- the yajC gene encoding preprotein translocase subunit YajC; translated protein: MWIGQAWAQGTGGGFGGDMLGLLPIVLMFVVLYFLMIRPQMKRAKDHKAMIEALQKGDEVVAAGGMVGRVSKIGDNYVSLQVADNVEVTVQRPSVQLVLPKGTLKTL
- a CDS encoding acyl-CoA thioesterase, with amino-acid sequence MLPDTRSRYAHFVELTTRWLDNDVYRHVNNVVYYSFFDTAVNQYMLESGVLDFEASTTVSLVVETGCTFFAPIRFPDRVHCGLRVVHLGTSSVRYQIGVFRNDERLAAARGHFVHVCCDRDTQTPVAMPAALRAALERLRVDAE
- the secD gene encoding protein translocase subunit SecD, with protein sequence MNRYPVWLYAIVAIALVVGFTYTLPNFFGEAPAVQISPAKAALKTDTALMQRVQKILTDTSIPHDGITVDDNGVKARFVETETQIKAKDVLQAKLGEDYVVALNLVSNSPDWLTAIGARPMYLGLDLRGGVHFLMQVDMKTALTRRMEGVAGDIRSSLREKRIPYAGISREGQVVQVRFRDQASRDKAISEIERITADVALRPVDETDEYRLFVTLKPEALKKTADFALQQNITTLRNRVNELGVAEPIIQQQGADRVVVQLPGVQDTAKAKDILGRTATLEVRMVDEENSSNPAVLDAAVRGQVPFNAELFYESSERGRVPLLVRKQVVLTGERINDAQPGFDNQTGEPAVHISLDGTGARIFQQATRESVGKRMAIILFEKGKGEVITAPVIRAEIGGGRVQISGRMNTREANDIALLLRAGALAAPMEIIEERTVGPSLGAENIDKGFRAMWYGFAALSAFMIIYYALFGVISVLALVTNLLLLVALLSMLQATLTLPGIAAIALTLGMAIDANVLINERVREELRNGNSPQAAIHAGYERAWATILDSNITTLIAGIALFAFGSGPVRGFAVVHCLGIMTSMFSAVVVSRSIVNLTYGRKRRLERVSIGQIWKPSAEAPAR